ttttagacGGTTTTTGTATTAGtagttcaaaaaaaataaaaattgtaaccATTATTCTTTGCTTTTACTTCAATAATATGGGCGCCGCCTCATAATAATGTCAATATGTAATGACATTACCAAATCCGTTTCGCTAACAAAACGTAACCACTcaatattactaaaaaaatacacCCCTAATTACAACAATCTCTCCTAACAAATGTGGATCCCAGTGTAGATCACAATCATAGCGACATAACAAACATACCACAATACCCATTTTCCCACCAACCAAGCAGACATACAAGAGAAAATTAGAGGATTACAGCTTGACTCCCTTACTCCATATCTCACACGTCACACCTTTCCTTCACAGCTCGAAAAACCCAACCTCCCTTTCATTAACAACCGTAACCAAACAGCCCACCTTCTCCTCTCCCGCGCCCACCCCcaccccacccccacccccacctcTCTCTCCTATAAAATCCGATACTCAGCGTCTATCTCTCTTTGTCTCcgcctctctctctgtcctcgcTCTCCATTCATGTGGCGATCGTGGGTGAGCTCGCCGGGTGGGGTCGAAACCGCACCAGCTTCATATAAGAACTTCACTTGTTCATCGTTCAAAGACATTCAAAGCCTCTGTAAAGAGGAAAATCACTGTTCTTCCAATCTCAAGAGACCCTCCATTTTCCACCGGGTTCGGGTTGTGACCTCGGTCCTGCGAAACTGGTCCTCGACCCAAACCAACCCGGAACCGAATCCGAAACCGGAGCCTGCGCCGCCGCAGCCGTGTGTGTCTCTTACCGGCGGCGACCAGAGCGTGGTGGTTTACTTTACGAGCCTACGCGTGGTGCGCAAGACCTTCGAGGACTGCAGCACCGTGCGATTGATCTTGCGGGGGTTTCGGGTGAAGGTCGACGAGCGAGATCTGTCTATGGACGCTGGGTTTTTGGACGAGTTGAAGGGGATTTTGGGGAGGAAGAAGCTGAGTTTGCCTAGGGTTTTCATTGGTGGCAGGTACGTGGGCGGAGCGGAAGAGATCAGGCAGTTGCACGAGACGGGCGAGCTGAAGAAGCTACTCGGAGGGTTCCCCGTGGCTGCCGGCGTATGCGACGAGTGCGGAGGGTATAGGTTCATGCTCTGTGAGAACTGCGATGGAAGCCGTAAGGTGTATAGTGAGAAGACTGGTTTCAGGATCTGCACGGCGTGCAACGAGAACGGTCTGATCAGGTGCCCTTCTTGTTCGTATCTACACCTCTGATACACCAAATCATAACCCccaaaaacctaaaaaattatttttcttttctttttattagttTAGCAGTGTATTTGACAAGAGAAGAagggagaaggaaaaaaatttccaaatcccttgtaatttttatttctaaaatttcattattgGGTGAAATTTATTCGGTACAGGCCAATTGCCACAGAAAATGAATATGGTGAAAGgccaaaatattttctaaactgCAATTATAGAAATTgtcttatttcaattttttttagttgtgtGTATGTTGAAGCCAACTGCCCTTGTACCAAAATGCCCATTTCATAATGGACCCACAAGAAAAATGGAGACCCATGAAGATCAGTTTCTTCCACCAAAGGTTACATTTGCTTTCTTGCAGGAGGGAACACTTTTATAAGGCTATAGTGATTAGAAAGTTTGCGTTGAAGGTCAGTTTCAAATCTTACCAATGGGGTTGCATCCTTTGgaattttcatgcattattgTCTTTGATCTGGCTAGAGGGACTGAGGGAATGAGGGCTTGTAGAAAAGCTTGTGGGTGCAGGAGAGACCAGTTAGATTATTTTGGAATGGAAGAATGGTTCGTTTTCTCTGGGATTGAGTGGCATGAGTATATATGCTGATCACTTTTTGTGAAGTTTTCCAAATCTAAAGTCAGTGAATGCCTTGATTAGGAAAAGGGCGAACTACCTATTctgtttggaatttttttaggGTTACCTCGGCAAAAGTGGTTGGGAAAGCAACCATCTGTTTTATTCTGATCTAATTTTGGGTGAATGGGCAAAGTTTGAGAAAGTGATTGATTGCTTTGGAGAAGTGACCTCAAAGCAAGCATGGGTTTCGAACTATATATGCCATGGAGGAATGGCGTTTGACATCAATAACAATATAGGCCTAAAGAAGCTGATTGGGAAGTGAGAAATGGGAATTTGTTTTCCTAAGCCGACGAAAGAGCAATGAAGGTGAAGTTTCCATCTCTATTCTCATCATACATGATGATGAGCAGCAACCTTGAGgttttgaatggaaaaaaaaatgcagagaTGGTAGACAAGTACTAATAATGGTTACCTTTTCAATCTATTAGACATAATTTCACTTCTGTGAAAGAACATTTATTTCTAAGCAACAAAGCATGGTGATGAAGTGAATTTATGGAGTTCTGATTGTCCATACTCTGTATACATTGTCATTTATGACTTTCATAGGATAATAATGTATTCTGAATAGTAAATCACTCGTGTTATTCCTCTCTTTTTAAACAACCCTGTATAAGATGAGTGGAGCCTCTCCTGCTGCTTATTTTGAACACTAAGAGCAAGAACTGCTATTGCTTTCTGCTTTGTGGGTGGGACACATACTAGAAATCAATTATTGTAATTTGCAAACAACTCACTTCACAATACAGTATCAGCATCAGGAAAAACGCTATGAGGAATCATTTCTGAGGGTAACTATTGTCAATTGGAGGTATCAATGCCCTAATCTTTGGGGACACAAATTTTGAGTATATGTGGAAATCCTTTGGTcttgacatcatccaacataatACCCaatactttttgaaaatatgataaatgagGTAGTATCACGGTTTAATCAAGtcttactattttatattccaTTCTCATTACTTTGTCTTATATGCCACTTTAATTCTATTATTTTGTATCATGGTCTTATTTAttatatcaatattattattatttttaaatagcaGATATTTAAATTTCAGTGGGATGGATTTTGATTTGATAACACCATTTTCATGCAAGATATTATTATGTTTCCATTGCTACTGTCAAATGTTGACGCTTCTCAATTTTTTCGAGGATAATCATGATTCTGTTTTGACAAATGAATATGCCATCCCATGCAAAGTATAAAAGGCGTTCACTTAGGGTTCATGAAGTAGAGGTTCCTTTCTCACTTCCACTTGATTTCACCGGTCCCTTCACATTCACAAATTGCAGATATATTTGTTGGAATCACGGTTAGGCattcatcatattttattacttatattataataaaatttcaaattaacataagaaacctaaataaatgaatttttttaattttttttcaaaattttaaagtttttctaatttgattttagGTCGGacaataatttcaataatacttttattttatatgtctaGTAATGTGATGCCACATAATCCagtattcataatatttttgttaaaaataatattttattacattttatttatattagactaaaattcttaattaatataagaaaactaaataaataataattcctagtttttctcaaatttgaaaatttcctatcaaattattatttcaacaaTATTTCTACTTTATACGTCTAATAATGTGTGGTACTACATAGTTcggtatttataatattttttttaaaataatattttaccaaattctatttatattagaataaatttttttaattaacataagaaatctaaataaataataatccctaatttttctaatttttttaaaattcttctaaTTTGACTTTAggttaaattataatttcaacaaTATTTCTAGTAATGTGTGGTACCACACATTTTGAtattcatgatattttatttaaataatattttattacattctatttatattataataaaattccCAATTAGCGTAAGAAagctaaataaataataattcctaatttttctcaaaattttaaaattcttctaatttaaatttaggttggattataatttcaataatatttatattttatatgtctGGGTAAAAAAAGAATTCCAAACTTTccaaaattagttttaaaaattgttttggaaacAATTTTCCAACTTTCAataaatgtttgataaattttgaactaaaaatatttttttggcatctatttgtaaaaataaggtaatttttgagaatatatttaaaatattaatgattttttaaaatgttatataaGAGAATTGGAAGTACAATTCTTGCATTATATACACTATGATTTcactgaaaataattttaaaaaatttatttcttataaataagCTCTTAAAAGGAATTTTGGGGTTGTttagtcatatttttttaaagttgttttcaaaaattattttttattatttaaattaaaaacagttttcaaaagcaagttttaaagaaatataatcaaacacctccattttttttgttttttaaaaaatatggtcaactactttgttatttaaaaattgttctccattttattttatttttaaaaattgttttcaaaaaaataacggtcaaattttttcaaaatagatttatgttaaacataaaattgtttttcgatcacaatgtcaaacatattcttattttttaaaatgattaacaattatttttataaattaatcttaaaaaattatttttagaaactattttcaaaattattattagatGGGTTCTAAAATCTAAATCTGTAGCCCCTTCTTCAAACAAACACGAAATAAATCTTTGCTCTTGCACAAAATTTTTCTGCATGCAGATCATCATCTCTGCACAAATTCTTGAAGGCTAATTTCACACCATCAACACAAATGCctgttatttgaaaattttgaacaaaGAACATCTTTTTCTTCTAGAAATTTTACTTTACCTTACAAATCGGCCACTTTAACCCTAGCAACCTAAGCAAATTAAATTGAAGTGGGTCTACTGATTTGAATATGGTACGAAGAGATAGACATTTGTCCACAACTCCACAGGAAACTGAAGACGACGTGTATGCCTCCCACATTTGCCTACAAATCTGTCTTCTACGGTTCTACCCTTTAGAAAAACCCATCTAAAATGGCAAAAACTCTCCTCTTTCCCCTCTTCTCTCTGCTCCTCCTTAATCAAGCTTACTCTCAGTCTGATTATGGCTTCGTCTTCAATGGCTTCAAAGCTTCTGCATCCAACTTAAGCCTTGGTGGGGCTTCCCTCATCACGCCAAATGGGGCTCTCAGGCTTACAAACTCATCACACAACCTCACTGGCCATGCCTTCTACAACACCCCATTTCACTTTCTCAACAAGAACAGCCATGATTCCCAACACCCCACCACAGCTTCCTCCTTTGCCACAACCTTCGTTTTTGCCATTGTCCCCAGGTTTGCTGGTGGGTATGCTGGGCATGGTTTTGTCTTCACTGTTTCTCCCTCCAAGAACCTTTCAGATGGTGGACGTGGTAATCTTTTTGGTCTTTTTAATGAGGTCACCATGGGGAACTTCTCCAACCATTTGTTTGCGGTTGAGTTTGATACAGTTCAAGCCCTGGTTATGTATGGAGATATCGATGATAACCATGTTGGTATAGACATCAATACTGTTAGGTCTAATGCTTCTAAGCCAGCTTCATACTATGATAACTCCTCCAAATCCTCTCATGAAGTGGTTTTGCAGAGTGGGAATCCAATCCAAGCTTGGATTGAGTATGATGGAGCTCAAAAAATCGTCAATGTCACCATTTCCCCTGCTTCTCTTCCTAAACCAAGCAAACCCCTCTTGTCCCTAGCCATGGACTTATCCCCTATCTTTAAAGAGTCCATGTATGTTGGCTTCTCAGCTGCCACTGAGAAGCTTGCTAGCTCTCATTACATTCTGGGATGGAGTTTGAAGATGGGTAGTACAGAAGCAGACCCTCTTGATCTCTCTAAAATCCCTTCTCCCCCAAGAAATGGAACCCCATCTCCAGGCCTTGGGAGAAGAGGGATTGAGATTGGAGCAGCGTCAGCAATGGTGACCCTTGCGTTGCTTCTGTGTGGAATCACCATTTCTGTGTATATGCTAAGAAGGGCAAGGCTAGCTGAGGTCCTGGAAGATTGGGAATTGGACTTCCCCCATAGGTTTAGATACAAAGACCTTTATATTGCCACAAAGGGCTTCAAGGAGAGCCAGATTCTGGGCAAAGGTGGGTTCGGCTCCGTCTACAAGGGGGTGCTGCCAAAGACTAGAGAAGAAGTTGCTGTAAAGAGAATTTCCCACAATTCCAAGCAGGGAGTGAAGGAGTTTGTTGCAGAGATTGCAAGCCTAGGCAAGCTGAGGCACAGGCACTTGGTTCATCTCCAAGGTTGGTGTAAGCGAAAAGGCGATCTCCTTCTTGTTTATGATTATATGTCCAATGGCAGCCTGGACACCTTCCTGTTTCAAGAAGACAAGAACCTTGATTGGGGACAGAGGTTCAGGATCCTCAAGGAGATTGCTGCAGGCCTCTTATATTTACATGAAGAATGGGAACAAGTAGTTGTCCATAGGGATGTGAAGGCCAACAATGTCCTGCTTGACTCAAATATGAATTCCCGGGTAGGAGACTTCGGCCTGGCCAAACTATATGAGCATGGGAAGAACCCCAGCACCACCCATGTGGTGGGCACAGTGGGGTACATGGCACCGGAGCTCTCCCTCACTGGAAAGGCCACCGCAAGCTCCGATGTATTCGCCTTTGGGGCAGTACTACTAGAAGTGGCATGTGGGAGGAGGCCTCTAGACCCCAATGCCTCGTCCGGGAAACAGATGATTCTACAAGATTGGGTGGCACAGTGTCATCAGAGGGGTCATATACTTGAAGCTGGAGATCCAAAGCTTGGGAATTCatttgtgaaggaggagattgAATTGGTTTTGAAGCTTGGCCTCCTCTGTTCTCACTCAGAGCCACAGGCTAGGCCTAATATGCAGCAGGTTACAAGATATCTCAGTGGCTTCGACCCACTCCCCGAGGTTGATGCTTCAAGTTTAGGTTTCTTTGTGGGCTCATTGGACTCCAAAACTGACTCACACCCATCATCCTATGGAGTGATGTCTGTTGGATCCTTAGCATCTGGGCGGTAGATTAATTGTATGCTTGTTGTTctgcttagtttcattttctttgtgaGGATGGTGGCCTCTGTATGTTGAGTAATGAGGCTAAAGTTGTTCAAGTATGAAGACCTCTGGCAtcaagttttgattttgatgttgTTAGGGCTTTTAGCATGGGTAGGCTTGATACATATGGCTTATTATCTAACAATTTaagcttttaaattaaattagttcaGAAAATTGCGGTTGCCTGATAAGTTTGGTGTTAGGGATTTTAGcaaaaaatcaacttaatataTGTAGTTGGTATATCATTTAAcattaaagtttttaaattaaattagtgattgaaacagtttttgaaaacaattttttttgtcaaaatagaaaacctaactccaattttaaaaaagtgtttgacaaactttttactaggaataattttttgaaaaatggttcttttttaagaacaaatatgatatgtttttaagcttttttttgttaagtgttatgagaatcaattgaaaatataacaaaatactCTTGAAAAGTTTTGCATTAAGCCTCCATTCATAGATAATAAGctgaaaaaaactatttttaaaaatgctgCCATTCATAGGAGAACATAGATAATAAGTTTTCCTAGGAGACTTATGAGGCTTTTGAGCTAACTTTTAGCTTTCTTGTGGGGGAAAAACGTGGACTATTCTTATGCTTCGCAAGCTTTAATAATGGTTAGAGGGGAAAGGCATTCCTTTTCACCTAATTCATAGATAAGGTTCTCTGAATCCTAGGTTTTTCTAAGGTGGAAAAGTAGGAGGTACAAGCCCATTGACCATTTTTGACACAGCTTGAAGCTTTCAAAACAACTTCTCAATACTTTTTCTAACCGTTTAAAATTtgggttatttggttaaaagggattAAAATAACtctcatatttaaaaaaataatttatcctcaaaaagtagaaaaaattatccaattaggacaaaaataccctttttttttttcccttcaacaTAATTTTCTCTTTCCCTCTATTTTATAGTAGattagctttttatttttttttatttgatcatctATTTGCTCCTTTTTGTGTCCCGACCATGAAAAAGCCTAAATTCTCACTATTGTTTCATCAGCACTTTATTTTTAGTCAcaaaagatgttaaaaatgtAGGCAACCaactctctctcttttttttttttttatatatatattatcattttatttctttttgtttcctagAAATTTAAAACCTTACTTCACCATTGttggtaaaaaaattattcattattagttatgaaaaaataagttttaaaatgtaaaaaaagtgaaaagttaattcaaaagaagttgaaaagTTTTATCCATATGACAAGgccaaataataataagtaataaatcaCATGCATGAAAAATTAGAGCAACCGTTAATTTAGCCGATGTAGGAATTAAGCAATAGGGTCGATCAcataataatggaaaaaaatataatatcatgattACAAGATTGTTGAGTGCATGAATGTTGTATTAAAAGATGCAAGAGATCTTTTAGTTATGAGAATGGTCGAAGAGTTGAGAAACTTACTTCAGAGATGGTTTTCAAATCGCCCACAACAAGCATTGTCAATGAAAATTAAGCTTAACCACATGGGTTAACTTGAAGTTGTACTTAAggtttaataaattatcaagTTATGATGTTGACTCTATCAACTTTTGGGAGTTCAATGTCAAATATATTGGGATAAGTGATCAAGTTAATTTGCAGACCCGTTAATGCACATGTAGGATGTTTGATCTTGACCATATTTCATGTACACACACGATTACTATGTCGTTATATATTATGTGCTCTCAATACTATATGAAGAACTCACTTATATCTTCATATTCAAAATCTATATATTCTACTAGAAATAACAAAGATTGAGTAATTCCTAAATACATTTGTTATAGAGTTGTATTACCACCTAAAAGTCAGCAACTAgtaagaagataaaaaaatgaaagaatttgttCAGATGAAAAGGTTAAACGCACATAATGTTGTCATAAATGTGGTGGTTATGAGCATAATAGAAAAACATTCAAACGACCAATTCCATTACATcctaaaaataaacataattgtGTCAATATTGTTGACAATAATATCAACATCTAAGAATTCTCCTTACAATTAGTTCATCACTTACTTTAATAGTGTTACcatagaattgtttttttgagATGATTTAGCTATGTACCTATACCTTTTTTTGTATGAGGGCATGAAGGAATTTGTGAGcctattttgtaaaatgtttaaaattataaGTTGATGTGTAAATAGAATGGATACAAATATCAATTTGGTGGATGCAAatataatttccattttttttctcaaaaatttattttgggaattaTTTACATTTACACATGCACGCACGCGcgcacacacatatatatacaaacTAAAAGACTATCCtagaaaacaattctcaaacattgcctatatttttcatcatatttaaaaatggtAACATCGGTATgattcaataaaagaaaagaggaatttataatatgaaaaattaaataaaaaaatactaaaaacattgaaaaaagagtcttagattttattaaaagtttatcaaaaaaattcaaatagtgtttgtgaattattttattttttaaagttagtAAGAAATTTgactaaaatttttagaaatattttgctagagaaattttagaaaaaattaataatttaactaataattttttttggattttttaaaatgataaattttttatttaaaagttatctATAATGTAAGTATAAtgtcattattaaaatttaggtAATCAactctaaattaataaatattttatttaacctA
This DNA window, taken from Vitis riparia cultivar Riparia Gloire de Montpellier isolate 1030 chromosome 13, EGFV_Vit.rip_1.0, whole genome shotgun sequence, encodes the following:
- the LOC117927900 gene encoding L-type lectin-domain containing receptor kinase IV.1-like; this encodes MAKTLLFPLFSLLLLNQAYSQSDYGFVFNGFKASASNLSLGGASLITPNGALRLTNSSHNLTGHAFYNTPFHFLNKNSHDSQHPTTASSFATTFVFAIVPRFAGGYAGHGFVFTVSPSKNLSDGGRGNLFGLFNEVTMGNFSNHLFAVEFDTVQALVMYGDIDDNHVGIDINTVRSNASKPASYYDNSSKSSHEVVLQSGNPIQAWIEYDGAQKIVNVTISPASLPKPSKPLLSLAMDLSPIFKESMYVGFSAATEKLASSHYILGWSLKMGSTEADPLDLSKIPSPPRNGTPSPGLGRRGIEIGAASAMVTLALLLCGITISVYMLRRARLAEVLEDWELDFPHRFRYKDLYIATKGFKESQILGKGGFGSVYKGVLPKTREEVAVKRISHNSKQGVKEFVAEIASLGKLRHRHLVHLQGWCKRKGDLLLVYDYMSNGSLDTFLFQEDKNLDWGQRFRILKEIAAGLLYLHEEWEQVVVHRDVKANNVLLDSNMNSRVGDFGLAKLYEHGKNPSTTHVVGTVGYMAPELSLTGKATASSDVFAFGAVLLEVACGRRPLDPNASSGKQMILQDWVAQCHQRGHILEAGDPKLGNSFVKEEIELVLKLGLLCSHSEPQARPNMQQVTRYLSGFDPLPEVDASSLGFFVGSLDSKTDSHPSSYGVMSVGSLASGR
- the LOC117927474 gene encoding uncharacterized protein At5g39865-like, whose translation is MWRSWVSSPGGVETAPASYKNFTCSSFKDIQSLCKEENHCSSNLKRPSIFHRVRVVTSVLRNWSSTQTNPEPNPKPEPAPPQPCVSLTGGDQSVVVYFTSLRVVRKTFEDCSTVRLILRGFRVKVDERDLSMDAGFLDELKGILGRKKLSLPRVFIGGRYVGGAEEIRQLHETGELKKLLGGFPVAAGVCDECGGYRFMLCENCDGSRKVYSEKTGFRICTACNENGLIRCPSCSYLHL